One Polaribacter sp. KT25b DNA segment encodes these proteins:
- a CDS encoding UDP-3-O-(3-hydroxymyristoyl)glucosamine N-acyltransferase, with product MNFSRTQTLEEIAQIINCEFIGDASFAIKGINEIHVVEKGDIVFVDHPKYYDKALNSAATIILINKKVDCPEGKALLISDDPFRDFNKITKHFNPFIASKVSISESAIIGEGTVIQPNVFVGNNVSIGKNCVIHPNVTIYDETIIGNNVTIHANTVLGADAFYYKKRPEGYDKLISGGRVVLEDNVDLGASCTIDKGVSGDTTIKKGTKIDNQVHVGHDTVIGEKCLIASQTGIAGCVIIEDEVTIWGQVGTNSGITIGKGAIILGQTGVTKSVVGGKSYFGTPIEESREKLKQLAGLKRLLKEK from the coding sequence TTGAATTTCTCAAGAACACAAACATTAGAAGAAATAGCTCAAATTATAAATTGTGAGTTTATTGGTGATGCATCATTTGCTATAAAAGGGATTAACGAAATTCATGTTGTAGAAAAAGGCGACATCGTTTTTGTAGATCATCCTAAATATTATGATAAAGCATTAAATTCTGCTGCAACAATTATTTTAATCAATAAAAAAGTAGATTGTCCAGAAGGCAAAGCTTTATTAATTTCTGATGATCCATTTCGTGATTTTAATAAAATAACAAAACACTTTAATCCTTTTATTGCATCCAAAGTAAGTATTTCTGAAAGTGCTATTATTGGTGAGGGAACAGTTATTCAGCCAAATGTTTTTGTTGGTAATAATGTTTCAATAGGAAAAAATTGTGTAATTCATCCAAATGTTACTATTTATGATGAAACAATTATTGGTAATAATGTAACCATACATGCAAATACAGTTTTAGGTGCTGATGCTTTTTATTACAAAAAAAGGCCAGAAGGTTATGATAAATTAATTTCTGGAGGAAGAGTTGTACTTGAAGATAATGTAGATTTAGGTGCTTCTTGTACAATTGATAAAGGTGTTAGTGGTGATACAACCATAAAAAAAGGAACAAAAATAGACAATCAAGTTCATGTTGGCCATGATACTGTTATTGGCGAAAAATGCTTAATTGCTTCACAAACAGGAATTGCAGGTTGTGTAATTATTGAAGACGAAGTTACTATTTGGGGACAAGTTGGTACAAATAGCGGAATTACAATTGGTAAAGGTGCAATTATTTTAGGACAAACAGGTGTAACAAAATCTGTAGTAGGAGGTAAGTCTTATTTTGGAACGCCAATAGAAGAATCAAGAGAAAAGCTAAAACAATTAGCGGGTCTAAAAAGATTGTTAAAAGAAAAATAA
- the sucD gene encoding succinate--CoA ligase subunit alpha produces the protein MSVLVNKESKIIVQGFTGSEGTFHAGQMIDYGTNVVGGVTPGKGGQEHLGKPVFNTVADAVEKVGADTSIIFVPPAFAADAIMEAADAGIKVIICITEGIPTADMVKVKAYIANKDTRLVGPNCPGVITPDEAKVGIMPGFIFKKGRVGIVSKSGTLTYEAADQVVKQGFGITTAIGIGGDPIIGTTTKEAVELLMNDPETEAIVMIGEIGGNLEAEAAQWIKADGNRKPVVGFIAGQTAPAGRTMGHAGAIVGGADDTAQAKMKILAENGIHVVSSPAKIGEMVAKVLK, from the coding sequence ATGAGTGTTTTAGTAAATAAGGAATCAAAAATTATTGTACAAGGTTTTACTGGTAGTGAAGGTACTTTTCACGCTGGTCAAATGATTGACTATGGAACCAATGTTGTTGGTGGTGTAACTCCAGGTAAAGGAGGTCAAGAACACTTAGGTAAGCCAGTTTTTAATACTGTTGCTGATGCTGTTGAAAAAGTAGGAGCAGACACTTCAATTATTTTTGTACCACCAGCTTTTGCTGCGGATGCAATTATGGAAGCTGCAGATGCAGGAATCAAAGTAATTATTTGTATTACTGAAGGAATTCCTACTGCAGACATGGTAAAAGTAAAAGCATATATTGCAAATAAAGATACAAGATTAGTTGGTCCTAACTGTCCAGGAGTTATTACTCCAGATGAAGCTAAAGTTGGTATTATGCCAGGTTTTATCTTCAAAAAAGGAAGAGTTGGTATCGTTTCTAAATCAGGAACTTTAACGTATGAAGCTGCAGATCAGGTTGTGAAACAAGGATTTGGAATTACAACAGCAATTGGTATTGGTGGAGATCCAATTATTGGAACAACTACTAAAGAAGCTGTTGAGTTATTAATGAATGATCCAGAAACTGAAGCAATTGTGATGATTGGTGAAATTGGTGGAAATTTAGAAGCAGAAGCTGCACAATGGATTAAAGCTGATGGAAATAGAAAACCAGTTGTTGGTTTTATCGCTGGTCAAACTGCACCTGCAGGAAGAACAATGGGACACGCAGGAGCTATTGTTGGTGGAGCAGATGATACAGCACAAGCAAAAATGAAAATTTTAGCAGAAAACGGAATTCACGTTGTAAGCTCGCCAGCTAAAATTGGAGAAATGGTTGCAAAAGTTTTAAAATAA
- the fabG gene encoding 3-oxoacyl-[acyl-carrier-protein] reductase, protein MKLLENKSAIITGATRGIGRGIAVEFAKQGANVAFTYSSSVDAANALEEELKSYGVSAKGYQSNAANFDAAQELAKEVLKEFGAIDILVNNAGITKDNLLMRISEDDFDKVIEVNLKSVFNLTKAVIRPMMKQRAGSIINMSSVVGLKGNAGQTNYAASKAGIVGFSKSVALELGSRNIRSNVIAPGFIETEMTDKLDEATVQSWRDGIPLKRGGTPEDIANACVFLASDMSSYITGQTLSVDGGMLT, encoded by the coding sequence ATGAAATTACTAGAAAATAAATCAGCAATAATAACGGGTGCAACTAGAGGAATTGGACGTGGAATTGCAGTTGAATTTGCAAAACAAGGTGCAAATGTTGCTTTTACGTATAGTTCTTCTGTAGATGCTGCAAATGCGTTAGAAGAAGAATTAAAGTCTTACGGAGTTTCTGCTAAAGGATATCAATCTAACGCAGCAAATTTTGATGCAGCTCAAGAATTAGCCAAAGAAGTTTTAAAAGAATTTGGTGCAATTGATATTTTAGTAAATAATGCCGGAATTACAAAAGATAATTTGTTAATGCGTATTTCTGAAGATGATTTTGATAAAGTAATTGAAGTAAATTTAAAATCGGTTTTTAATTTAACGAAAGCAGTTATTCGTCCTATGATGAAACAAAGAGCAGGTTCTATTATAAATATGAGTTCTGTTGTTGGTTTAAAAGGAAATGCTGGTCAAACAAATTATGCAGCTTCTAAAGCTGGTATTGTTGGGTTTTCTAAATCTGTAGCTTTAGAGTTAGGTTCTAGAAACATTAGAAGTAACGTAATTGCTCCTGGATTTATTGAAACAGAAATGACAGATAAATTAGACGAAGCAACTGTGCAAAGTTGGCGAGATGGAATTCCTTTAAAAAGAGGAGGAACACCAGAAGATATTGCAAATGCCTGTGTGTTTTTAGCTTCAGATATGAGCTCTTATATTACAGGACAAACACTTTCTGTTGATGGAGGAATGTTAACCTAG
- a CDS encoding acyl-CoA thioesterase, with protein sequence MRFHTRKWVKPEDLNPNGTLFGGKLLQFIDEEVAIYAIIQLETARTVTKYMSEIDFKSSAKQGDIIEIGIDVVKFGRTSITLTCNVRNKLTRKTIIDVDRIVMVSLDENGHPKEHGKTEIEFVKDRLNED encoded by the coding sequence ATGAGATTTCACACAAGAAAATGGGTAAAACCAGAAGATTTAAACCCAAATGGAACTTTATTTGGTGGTAAATTATTGCAATTTATTGATGAAGAAGTAGCAATTTATGCAATTATTCAGTTAGAGACAGCAAGAACCGTTACTAAATACATGTCGGAAATTGATTTTAAAAGTTCTGCAAAACAAGGAGATATTATAGAAATTGGTATCGATGTTGTAAAATTTGGTAGAACTTCTATTACTTTAACATGTAATGTTAGAAATAAATTAACTAGAAAAACAATTATTGATGTTGATAGAATTGTTATGGTTTCTTTGGATGAAAATGGACACCCAAAAGAACACGGTAAAACAGAGATTGAATTTGTAAAGGATAGATTAAATGAAGATTAA
- a CDS encoding VWA domain-containing protein: MQIATILYTILALLLSLSIAFFQYYYKVKNKPKVTNLLFVLKTLSLFLLILLLINPTIENTVIENEKPILAVLADNSKSVPFFKEDKNVKGIIATIKNNNDLKNKFSVKQFTFGKDLQVLDSFSFSENETNIEAAITGIDELYKEKIAPIILITDGNQTIGSDYEFLNTKQPIYPIVIGDTTKYVDVKITQLNVNKYSYIKNKFPVEVILNYEGNENVTTQFSIFNEGKTVFRKDVTFSSDKKSATITANLTSTKEGLQYYTASIRKINNEKNTKNNSKNFSVEVIDEQTKVLILTSVLHPDIGALKKSIESNKQRTVDVFLIDKFKNNLYDYQLVILYQLNNKFNHFISDLKQNNSNYLLISGSNTDWNFINKQQLGFTKNAINQTENYGAIYNDGFLTFLQEDIGFSNFPPLKDKFGEVVISKEHQTLLYQNINGVVTKQSLLATFDINNQKSAVLFGEGIWKWRAASFLNTNSFEEFDKFTGSLVQFLASNKKRNRLEINAESLYPANSTINISAFYTDKNYQFDARAALEISITNTETKEVSKIPFSLIHNSYQVEIENLTSGDYTYKVEVLNQKINKYGRFKITDYQIEEQFTNANVNKLQQLATKTGGKLFYKNQVDDLSKELLTNESFYTVQKSSVKQQNLIDWKWFLGIVICLLSIEWFIRKYHGKI, translated from the coding sequence TTGCAAATAGCCACAATTTTATACACCATTTTAGCGCTGTTATTGAGTCTATCAATAGCATTTTTTCAATATTATTACAAAGTAAAAAACAAACCAAAAGTTACAAATTTGCTCTTTGTTTTAAAAACATTAAGTTTGTTTTTGTTGATTTTATTGCTGATAAATCCTACAATTGAAAATACAGTAATAGAAAATGAAAAACCAATTTTAGCTGTTTTGGCTGATAATTCTAAATCTGTTCCGTTTTTTAAAGAAGATAAAAATGTAAAAGGCATTATCGCTACCATTAAGAATAACAATGATTTAAAAAATAAGTTTTCTGTAAAGCAATTCACTTTTGGTAAGGATTTGCAAGTTTTAGATAGTTTTTCTTTTTCTGAAAATGAAACCAATATTGAAGCCGCAATTACAGGAATTGATGAATTGTATAAAGAAAAAATTGCCCCGATAATTTTAATTACAGATGGTAACCAAACAATTGGTTCTGATTATGAGTTTTTAAATACAAAACAGCCAATTTATCCAATTGTAATTGGTGATACAACAAAATATGTTGATGTAAAAATTACACAGTTAAACGTAAATAAATACAGTTATATTAAAAATAAATTTCCTGTTGAGGTTATTTTAAATTACGAAGGCAATGAAAATGTAACAACTCAATTTTCAATTTTTAATGAAGGAAAAACAGTTTTTAGAAAAGATGTTACTTTTTCTTCGGATAAAAAATCAGCAACAATTACAGCAAATTTAACTTCAACAAAAGAAGGATTGCAATATTACACAGCTTCCATCAGAAAAATAAATAACGAGAAAAATACAAAAAATAATAGTAAAAATTTTTCTGTAGAAGTAATTGATGAGCAGACAAAAGTATTGATTTTAACTTCAGTTTTACATCCAGATATTGGTGCTTTAAAAAAATCTATTGAAAGTAATAAACAACGTACTGTAGATGTTTTTTTGATTGATAAATTTAAGAATAATTTATATGATTACCAGTTAGTTATTTTATATCAATTAAATAATAAGTTTAATCATTTTATTTCTGATTTAAAACAGAATAATAGTAATTATTTATTGATTTCTGGTTCAAATACAGACTGGAATTTCATCAATAAACAACAACTAGGTTTTACCAAAAATGCTATCAATCAAACAGAAAATTATGGCGCAATTTACAATGATGGTTTTTTAACTTTTTTACAAGAAGATATTGGTTTTTCTAATTTTCCACCATTAAAAGACAAGTTTGGAGAAGTTGTTATTTCTAAAGAACATCAAACTTTATTGTATCAGAATATAAACGGAGTTGTAACAAAACAATCTTTATTGGCAACTTTTGATATCAATAATCAAAAATCAGCAGTTTTGTTTGGTGAAGGAATTTGGAAATGGAGAGCAGCTAGTTTTTTAAACACAAATTCTTTTGAAGAGTTTGATAAATTTACAGGAAGTTTAGTGCAGTTTTTAGCATCGAATAAAAAAAGAAATCGATTAGAAATTAATGCAGAAAGTTTATACCCAGCAAATTCAACAATAAATATATCAGCATTTTATACAGATAAAAATTATCAATTTGATGCAAGAGCAGCTTTAGAAATTTCAATTACAAATACAGAAACAAAAGAAGTTTCAAAAATTCCTTTTTCATTAATTCATAATTCTTATCAGGTAGAAATAGAGAATCTTACTTCCGGAGATTATACGTATAAAGTGGAAGTTTTAAATCAGAAAATAAATAAATACGGTCGTTTTAAAATAACTGATTATCAAATTGAAGAACAATTTACAAATGCCAACGTAAATAAGTTGCAACAATTAGCAACAAAAACTGGAGGAAAGCTGTTTTACAAAAACCAAGTTGATGATTTATCGAAAGAACTTTTAACAAACGAGTCTTTTTATACGGTTCAAAAATCATCTGTAAAACAGCAGAATTTAATTGATTGGAAATGGTTTTTAGGTATTGTAATTTGTTTGTTATCAATAGAATGGTTTATCAGAAAATATCATGGAAAAATTTAA